GCTTGCCAAAGAATATGGGTTTAGTGTTATTGAAGATGCTGCTCATGGTCTGGGTGGCAATTATCTGGATCACAAAATAGGCAGTTGTGAATTTAGTGACATTACGGTTTTGAGTTTTCATCCGGTCAAGTCTATTACCACCGCTGAAGGTGGCGCACTATTAACAAACGATGCCGGCTTGGACAAAAAAGCTAAGCTGATTGCAAAACATGGTGTGACCCGAGATCCTGAATTGATGGAAGGGGAGTCGGAAGGTCCTTGGTATTATCAACAGGTCGCACTGGGGTTCAATTACCGTATGAGTGATTTGCATGCCGCTTTAGGGATCACTCAACTGCAAAAACTTGACGATTTTGTAACACAACGACGAGCTATTGTTGCTAGATATAATCAAGCATTAAACTCATTACCGCTGAAATTGCCGCTGCCTGAAACACTTTCATCCAGTGCTTGGCATCTATACATGATTGAACTAACAGATCACGATCGTAAAGCAACCTATCAGGCATTGCATGCCAAGGGTATCGGCGTAAATGTCCATTATATACCCATCCACTTACAACCCTATTACCAGCAGCTTGGATTCAAAGCCGGCGAATACCCACAGGCCGAAGCCTTTTATAAAAATGCGCTAACTTTACCTTTATTTCCTGGTCTGACGGCCGATGAACAAGACCGAGTTATCCAAGCATTAAATGAGGTACTGGCTTGAATTTGGCAATCATACCCGCTCGCGGGGGAAGTAAACGCATACCCAACAAAAACATCAAGGAGTTCGCTGGCAAACCTTTGATAGCTTATTCTATCGAAGCGGCGCAGCAATCAGGTTTATTTGAGCATATATGGGTTTCTACTGATTCTCAGCAAGTTGCTGATGTGGCGCGTCAATACGGTGCCGAAGTACCGTTTATGCGTCCGGATGAATTATCCAATGATTTTATTGGCACCCGTCCAGTAACGAATCACGGCATAGATTATTGTATCGAGAATTTTGCAAAACCTGAGTTTTGTTGTTGTATCTATGCCACTGCGCCTTTTTTGCAAGCCGAATATTTGCAGCAGGGTTTAACTCAACTGCAAAACAATCTTGATAAGTCTTTTGCTTTTTCGGTCACCAGTTTTCCTTTTCCAATCCAACGGGCGCTTAGTATAGAACAAGGCCTTGTCGCGCCGATGTTTGCCGAGAAAATTAATCAACGTTCACAAGATTTACCCGAGGCCTATCATGACGCCGGGCAGTTTTATTGGGGACGAACAGATGATTACTTGTCCAGCAAAGGGATCTTTTCTAAACATAGTCTGCCAGTAGTTTTACCCCGACACCTTGTACAGGATATAGATACGGTAGAGGACTGGGATCGCGCCGAGTTGATGTATCAGGCATACATGGGTGGGAAGCAATCATGAGTCGCATTTTATTGATCCGCATGTTGGAGATGGGTGATGTGGCAAGTATTGCCGTGCCTGCCATTCGATACCTACTAAAAAAGTATCCCGATACCAGTATCGATTTACTTACCCGTGAACCAGGCTGCGAAATACTTAAATTAGCGGCACCTGAGGTGCAAACACTGACACTGGAGAACGATTGGTGGCCAGATAATATTCTGACGGCAATGGAAGCTTTCTTGGGATTAGCCGAGAAAATTATCGGCCACGAATATCAGAAAATAATTAATCTAGATACGGCTTTTATGCCTTGCTTTTTAGCGCGCTTTTTAAAAGATGCGGGTGAGCCGGTTGAAGGTAATATGTTGTCTATCTCGGTGCAGCAACTGATAGATCGGGTACACAATCAAAGCTTGCAACCAGAGTACGTAAATAACCAACAAAATTACATGCAAAGCACCTATTTTGGTATGTACAAATGGCATACGCCATGGTGGGAAGGTGCGGTTCAACCTGACAAGGGTTACCCCGAATTTTACCTAAAAGCCTGCTGTGGCTGGACGGATCTCGAGATGGATTGGGATATCGCGGTCCCAATGAAGCAGTCTTCGGGTCGTGGCAACATCAAAAAAGTAACCTTAGCGGTCTGCTCGTCTGAGTATCAATATCCTCAACAAGATGAATTGACCAGGCTGCTTAAGCAGCAGGGGGTTGAAGTGGCAGTTAATGATCCTAACCAAAGCATTGCTGAGCAATTAGCGGGGCTAAAATCCAGTGATTTGTTAGTGACGCTGCCTTTAGGAGTATTTGCACTGGCCAATAGCGTCGCGTGTCCTACTTTACTGCTTTGCGGTCAGGTGGATCCTCGCATGTTAATGCCGGACTATGCTACCGATATGGCAAATGAGCTGCCTGACGCCGCCTCCTTGTGTGAAAGTATTATGTCTATTTTTAGTGAGGACCAGCATGACTGAATTTTATATTGGTAAGCGCCTGATTGGTTCAAGTCAGCCGCCGTTTATCATTGCCGAGCTAAGTGGTAACCATAGTCAGGATTTTTCACTGGCGTGTAAAATGGTTGATGCTGCTGCTCAGGCAGGAGCTCATGCAATTAAATTGCAGACATATACTGCCGACTCGATGACCCTTAATGTTGCCAGTGATGATTTTGTAATCCAAGAAAAAGACAGTCTTTGGTACGGCGAATCATTACACGGCTTATATGCAAAGGCGGCCACACCCTATGAGTGGCACAAACCATTATTTGAGCGTGCTAACGCCTTGGGAATGGAGGCCTTCAGTTCTCCTTTTGATGAGGATGCGGTTGATTTCTTAGCTGAGCTGGATGTGCCATGTTTTAAAATTGCCTCATTTGAGTTGACCGATTTACCCCTTATCAAGCGGGCTGCCAGTAAAGGCAAGCCGCTAATTATGTCCACTGGCATGGCTAGTATTAGTGAAATAGAACAAGCTGTTGAGACGGCTAGGGCGCAGGGCTGCAAAGATATAGTGTTATTAAAGTGCACCAGCACTTACCCCGCACTAGCAAATAACACTAACCTTAACACTATCCCTAATATGCGAGACGCATTTGCTGTGCCCGTTGGATTGTCTGATCATTCCGCTGGAGTGGGCGTATCTGTCGCGGCAACCGCCTTGGGCGCACCTGTCATAGAAAAGCACTTTGTACTGGACAGAAATGCGGGTGGCGTCGATGCGGCCTTTTCATTAGAGCCGGATGAATTGGCATCCCTGGTAGTCGAAACCGAGCGTGCTTGGCAAGCAATGGGTTCGGTGGTTTATGGCGGCACGGTTGCGGAAGAAAAATCGAAGTACTATCGCCGTAGTATTTTCGTAAGCGAAAACATTAAGAAAGGCGAACGGCTGACTAAGCAAAACCTAAGAATCGTTCGTCCTGCTAGTGGCTTGGCTCCCAAGCATTGGGAGCAAGTGCTAGGCAAAGTGGCCAGCGTGGACATGTCAGCAGGTGAGCCGTTAAGCTGGCAAAGTGTTGATGCTAAAAACTAACTATGTGGCAAACTGATGCTAGCAAAGTAATGCTCCGTGTGGATGCTTCAAGCCAAATTGGACTGGGGCATTTAATGCGTTGTATTTCCCTGGCTGAGGCATTGACTAAGCAAGGGCTTAGTTGTCATTTTGCGGTCAATCAACAGGCCGTTGATATTTGTCAATCACGGCCTGATTGGGGTTGGGAGATCAGTGTGGTGCCTTACCTTGATGATACCGAAAAACAACTTCAATGGTTGCAGCAACAGCTCGAAGCAGGGCATTTTAGCGCTTTGGTATTGGATGGCTACCACTTTGACCAGTCGTTTCGTCAAGCCCTTAACCAAATCCACTGCTTTCATGTCTGTTTTGATGATACTAATCAATTATCCCAACTGCATACGGATTTAGTTATTAATGGTGCAAGCAATGCTGAAAAGCTCAACTATCAAAGCACTGCAACAGATGCCGTGCTTTGTTTAGGTGAGCAGTATCGTGTTCTGCGTGGCGAGTTTACTCAGCCTGCCACCTTTACCTTAAAGGAACGCTCATACCTTACCATTACAATGGGAGGCAGCGATCCTTTCGATTTGACCCTGCCGTTGTTACAGCAACTACAACGAGCAGGCTTCGGCGATACTATTCAGCTGATAACTGGAGCGGCGTACCCCGTACTTGCTCAACTGAATGAATTTTTGCAGCAATCTAGATTGAAGGTGAAACATAGCCATAATTGTCAAAGCATGGCGCAAATATTTAATCAATCGAGACTAGTGATTTCTGCCGCGGGAGGCAGTCAGTTTGAGCTTCAGGCCTGTGGTTGCCCAAGTTTACTCTTGGTTGTTGCCGACAACCAATTCAATGCCACCAATCAGGCTGCCACTCAGGGCTGGTGCGAATTGTGGGATATGCGCAGGTCAGATAAAGCCGAGCAAATTGAAGTACTGGTTGAGCATCTTATGATCTTATGGCAACAACAGCAGTTATTAGAGAAAATGAGTCAGCGAGCCTATCAAACACGGGATATACAGGGGGCTCAACGGGTCGCAAATGCGATTATTTTGGGTATAGAACAAAATGAACAATAGCGATACGGCACCAACCCTAGAAGGCTATGGTGTTAAGCTCAGGCCGGTCGGTGCTGATGATTTGGAACAATTACGCCAATGGCGCAATGACCCGCAGGTCAGTCAGTTTATGTTGTCGCAAAAGCCGATTAGCGCAGAGCAACAAAGTGCTTGGTTCGCGCATATTCAGCGCGCCACAAATCAGCTGCACTTTGTGATTGAATATAAAGGTAGTGCAATAGGCAGTGCCAATATCAAAACCCGAGGCGGGGTAAAATCACTTAGCGGTGCGCACTCCATAGAGCCGGGGTTATATATCGGTGAGCCCAAGTATAGACAAAATATAATTGCATTCTCACCCACTTTATTACTCAATGATTACTGTTTCGACGTGTTGAAGTGTCAACATCTAAGAGCCATTGTGAAAGCGAACAATCAAGCGGCATTAAACTATAATCAAAAATTAGGTTATCGAACCGTTCAAAGTGGAGATCTGATTGAAATTGAATTGAATTTCGAGGATTATCAAAGATGTAGTGTTACTTTGAAATCTCTGCTGTCACGCAATAAAACTAGAAATTAATCGCCATCAAAAACTTTATTCAGGATGTTCTATGAGTCATAACGAAACTTTACGACAGACATTTTCAACTAGTCTAGGCATTGAACTAGATGCGATCAATGACCAGCTTAGCTATAACAGTATTCCTCAGTGGGACTCTACTGCTCATATGATCCTTATCGCAGAATTGGAAAATCAATTTAACGTCATGTTGGATACAGACGATATAATTGATATGAGTTCCGTGGCTAAAGCTAAAGAAATATTAGCCAAATATGATATTCAATTCGATGCTTAATGATAGGATTATTCTTGTCACAGGTGCCACAGGCGACATCGGTCAAGCAACCGCGATTAAATGTGCCGAACAAGGTGCATTTTTATATTTAGCGGGACGAAATAGCGAAACACTCCATGCTCTAAGTGAACGAGTTGGGCAATCAGCAGTTTTAAGTTACGACGTTACTGATGAACGCCAAGTTAAACAGGCCTTTGCCACCATCATGCAGAATTCCGGTGAATTGCACGGCGTGGTGAATGCAGCTGGCGTGATGTTTGAAGCCCCCTTTGCAATGACTCGTCTAACCGATCTACAACAGCAACTTAACGTCAATACTGTATCTGCTTATATTCACTGTCAGTTGGGGGCGCGGCTGATGACCCGCAATCGTCGTGGTAGCCTGATTAATCTATGTTCAGTGGTTGGTGAGCAAGGCAGCGCTGGACAAAGTGCGTATGCTACAAGTAAAGCCGCTTTGACGGGACTCACTCGCTCTATAGCAAAGGAATTAGGTCATCTCGGAATTAGAGTAAATGCAGTCACACCTGGTTTTATTGATACCGCTATGACAGCCAATTACCAAGGTGATAAGCGTCAATCAATCATAAATAAAACCATGTTGGGCCGGATTGGCAATGCCAATGAGGTAGCCGATTTGATTTGTTTTCTATTATCTGAGCAAGCAAGCTACATAACTGGCCAAGTAATCGGTGTGGACGGTGGGTTGAGGCTTTAAGCTATGTTTTTCAATGACCTATATAAACATTCTGGCAAATTGGCGCTCATCGATGGTAGTGTTAAATTGACTTACTCGCAGCTCGATGAAACCTGCACGAAATTACAAAGTGAAATTGAAGATCAAATTGGAAAGACTAAGCAATTGATCTTGCTTAAAGCCGCAAATACAAGTGCTACACTGATTGCATATCTGAGTTGCTTGCGCTTGGGACATGCCATCATGCTAGTTAACCCTGATATAGAAGAGTTGCAGTTAAACCACATTCAGCAAAACTTTAGTGCAAGTTTGCTAGTCTGTGGCACTGAAAATCAGACTACTAAGTTAATTAAATACCAAAATACTCAGCCAGTGACGCGAGCAGAATTAGCCTTACTATTACCTACATCTGGTTCTACCGGTGGTGCCAAACATGTTGCACTAAGCTATCAAAACCTTGATGCTAATGCAGAATCGATAGGTCAATATTTGCCTATTGAGGCTAACGATCTTACGTTGTGTGCATTACCTTTTTTTTATTCTTATGGCTTATCGGTGATCAATAGCCATTTACGTAAAGGAGCTTGTTGCGTTTTCACACGCTCCAGCCCAATGACCCGTGAATATTGGCAATTATTTGAACTACACAAAATTTCCAGTTTTGCTGGGGTTCCCTTTGTGTATGACATGTTATTGAGATTGCGTTTTACCCAAAAGGATTTACCACACTTGCGTTATTTCACTCAAGCAGGTGGTAAGTTAGATGAAGAAAAAGTCAAAATACTAGCTAATTATGCTAGGAGCAATGGCAAACAGTTTTATGTAATGTATGGACAAACAGAAGCAACAGCAAGAATGGCATATTTGGCACCGGATCAGGTTGCTATCAAACCTAGCGCAATAGGAAAAGCCATACCTGGCGGTAAGTTTGAGCTTATAGGGAAACAGGGGCAGGTTATTAGCGCCGTGAACCAAGTAGGCGAGCTCAAGTATTTTGGTCCTAATATTATGTTGGGATATGTCAATCAAGATAGCGATTTTGATAGATTGGCACCCCTTCCTTTTTTGATGACAGGGGATCTGGCCTTTCGCGACCAACAAGGTGATTATTTTATTAGTGGCCGCAAGTCTCGTTTAATTAAATTATTTGGCAAAAGAATCGAATTGGACGAAGTTGAAAGTGAGCTACAGGCACAGGGACTAATTACCTATTGTGGGGGGAGCGACAAAGGTTTGATTGTTGCTGTTACACAACAAAATTTGACGGCCAAAGACCTTTCTGACGCAGATTTGCAACGCATAGTAGCTGATAAATTAGCCGTGCATATTAGCGCGGTAGAAGTGAGGCTCTTAACTGAGCTGCCA
Above is a window of Aliiglaciecola sp. LCG003 DNA encoding:
- the pseI gene encoding pseudaminic acid synthase, which gives rise to MTEFYIGKRLIGSSQPPFIIAELSGNHSQDFSLACKMVDAAAQAGAHAIKLQTYTADSMTLNVASDDFVIQEKDSLWYGESLHGLYAKAATPYEWHKPLFERANALGMEAFSSPFDEDAVDFLAELDVPCFKIASFELTDLPLIKRAASKGKPLIMSTGMASISEIEQAVETARAQGCKDIVLLKCTSTYPALANNTNLNTIPNMRDAFAVPVGLSDHSAGVGVSVAATALGAPVIEKHFVLDRNAGGVDAAFSLEPDELASLVVETERAWQAMGSVVYGGTVAEEKSKYYRRSIFVSENIKKGERLTKQNLRIVRPASGLAPKHWEQVLGKVASVDMSAGEPLSWQSVDAKN
- a CDS encoding AMP-binding protein, whose product is MFFNDLYKHSGKLALIDGSVKLTYSQLDETCTKLQSEIEDQIGKTKQLILLKAANTSATLIAYLSCLRLGHAIMLVNPDIEELQLNHIQQNFSASLLVCGTENQTTKLIKYQNTQPVTRAELALLLPTSGSTGGAKHVALSYQNLDANAESIGQYLPIEANDLTLCALPFFYSYGLSVINSHLRKGACCVFTRSSPMTREYWQLFELHKISSFAGVPFVYDMLLRLRFTQKDLPHLRYFTQAGGKLDEEKVKILANYARSNGKQFYVMYGQTEATARMAYLAPDQVAIKPSAIGKAIPGGKFELIGKQGQVISAVNQVGELKYFGPNIMLGYVNQDSDFDRLAPLPFLMTGDLAFRDQQGDYFISGRKSRLIKLFGKRIELDEVESELQAQGLITYCGGSDKGLIVAVTQQNLTAKDLSDADLQRIVADKLAVHISAVEVRLLTELPRTVAGKKDYSSLLNRTK
- the pseC gene encoding UDP-4-amino-4,6-dideoxy-N-acetyl-beta-L-altrosamine transaminase produces the protein MADSQAFIPYGRHHIDDKDIDAVIDVLKNQFLTQGAKAPEFEQALCAYTGAKYATAVNSATSGLHVACLALGVGSGDTVWTVPNSFVASANCALYCNAQIDFVDIDPVTRNISIEALQDKLKKAKSRNKLPKVLIPVHFSGVSCDMRAIALLAKEYGFSVIEDAAHGLGGNYLDHKIGSCEFSDITVLSFHPVKSITTAEGGALLTNDAGLDKKAKLIAKHGVTRDPELMEGESEGPWYYQQVALGFNYRMSDLHAALGITQLQKLDDFVTQRRAIVARYNQALNSLPLKLPLPETLSSSAWHLYMIELTDHDRKATYQALHAKGIGVNVHYIPIHLQPYYQQLGFKAGEYPQAEAFYKNALTLPLFPGLTADEQDRVIQALNEVLA
- a CDS encoding acyl carrier protein, encoding MSHNETLRQTFSTSLGIELDAINDQLSYNSIPQWDSTAHMILIAELENQFNVMLDTDDIIDMSSVAKAKEILAKYDIQFDA
- the pseG gene encoding UDP-2,4-diacetamido-2,4,6-trideoxy-beta-L-altropyranose hydrolase; this encodes MLRVDASSQIGLGHLMRCISLAEALTKQGLSCHFAVNQQAVDICQSRPDWGWEISVVPYLDDTEKQLQWLQQQLEAGHFSALVLDGYHFDQSFRQALNQIHCFHVCFDDTNQLSQLHTDLVINGASNAEKLNYQSTATDAVLCLGEQYRVLRGEFTQPATFTLKERSYLTITMGGSDPFDLTLPLLQQLQRAGFGDTIQLITGAAYPVLAQLNEFLQQSRLKVKHSHNCQSMAQIFNQSRLVISAAGGSQFELQACGCPSLLLVVADNQFNATNQAATQGWCELWDMRRSDKAEQIEVLVEHLMILWQQQQLLEKMSQRAYQTRDIQGAQRVANAIILGIEQNEQ
- the pseF gene encoding pseudaminic acid cytidylyltransferase, with product MNLAIIPARGGSKRIPNKNIKEFAGKPLIAYSIEAAQQSGLFEHIWVSTDSQQVADVARQYGAEVPFMRPDELSNDFIGTRPVTNHGIDYCIENFAKPEFCCCIYATAPFLQAEYLQQGLTQLQNNLDKSFAFSVTSFPFPIQRALSIEQGLVAPMFAEKINQRSQDLPEAYHDAGQFYWGRTDDYLSSKGIFSKHSLPVVLPRHLVQDIDTVEDWDRAELMYQAYMGGKQS
- a CDS encoding SDR family NAD(P)-dependent oxidoreductase, which produces MLNDRIILVTGATGDIGQATAIKCAEQGAFLYLAGRNSETLHALSERVGQSAVLSYDVTDERQVKQAFATIMQNSGELHGVVNAAGVMFEAPFAMTRLTDLQQQLNVNTVSAYIHCQLGARLMTRNRRGSLINLCSVVGEQGSAGQSAYATSKAALTGLTRSIAKELGHLGIRVNAVTPGFIDTAMTANYQGDKRQSIINKTMLGRIGNANEVADLICFLLSEQASYITGQVIGVDGGLRL
- a CDS encoding GNAT family N-acetyltransferase, with the translated sequence MNNSDTAPTLEGYGVKLRPVGADDLEQLRQWRNDPQVSQFMLSQKPISAEQQSAWFAHIQRATNQLHFVIEYKGSAIGSANIKTRGGVKSLSGAHSIEPGLYIGEPKYRQNIIAFSPTLLLNDYCFDVLKCQHLRAIVKANNQAALNYNQKLGYRTVQSGDLIEIELNFEDYQRCSVTLKSLLSRNKTRN